From Streptomyces sp. TLI_053, a single genomic window includes:
- a CDS encoding penicillin-binding protein 2, whose translation MNKPIRRVSIFCLVLILALMVRTNWVQGVQADAWASNKYNKRQVYDRYAYPRGNIIVDGQPITQSTFVDGLRYKYKRSWTDPQMYAPVTGYSSQAFGASQLEQLEDGVLSGSDDRLFFRNTLDMLTGEQKRGGDVVTTINSKAQKAAFEGLGNKKGAVVALDPKTGAILALVSTPSYDPASFAGNESTDSKAWTDLNADPNKPMLNRALRETYPPGSTFKLVTASAAFENGLYQNIDDQTATPDPYTLPGTNFVLKNESDREQCGNATIKSGMDQSCNTVFAKIGADLGKDKMRVQAEKFGFNSTVDTPVRSEKSVYPSNSTPDGTAQDSIGQHDTQATPLQMAMVSAAIANNGSLMQPYLVAEERSASLTTISKHSEKQFSQPISPATAQKMQDLMVSVVENGTGKNAKIPGVTVGGKTGTAQHGEGNAGLPFAWFTSYAKASDGRTVAVAVVVEDGSNNRDGISGGRLAAPIAKSVMQAVLGK comes from the coding sequence GTGAACAAGCCGATCCGCCGGGTCTCGATCTTCTGCCTCGTGCTGATCCTGGCCCTCATGGTGCGCACCAACTGGGTCCAGGGCGTGCAGGCCGACGCCTGGGCGAGCAACAAGTACAACAAGCGGCAGGTCTACGACCGCTACGCCTACCCGCGCGGCAACATCATCGTCGACGGCCAGCCGATCACCCAGTCCACCTTCGTGGACGGCCTGCGCTACAAGTACAAGCGGTCCTGGACCGACCCGCAGATGTACGCCCCGGTCACCGGCTACTCCTCGCAGGCCTTCGGGGCCAGCCAGCTGGAGCAGCTCGAGGACGGCGTCCTCTCCGGCAGCGACGACCGGCTGTTCTTCCGCAACACCCTGGACATGCTGACCGGGGAGCAGAAGCGCGGCGGCGACGTCGTCACCACGATCAACTCCAAGGCCCAGAAGGCGGCCTTCGAGGGGCTCGGCAACAAGAAGGGCGCGGTCGTCGCGCTCGACCCGAAGACCGGCGCGATCCTGGCCCTGGTCTCCACCCCGTCCTACGACCCGGCGAGCTTCGCGGGCAACGAGTCCACCGACTCCAAGGCCTGGACCGACCTCAACGCCGACCCCAACAAGCCGATGCTCAACCGGGCGCTGCGCGAGACCTACCCCCCCGGCTCGACGTTCAAGCTGGTCACGGCCTCGGCGGCGTTCGAGAACGGCCTCTACCAGAACATCGACGACCAGACCGCGACCCCGGACCCGTACACCCTGCCCGGCACCAACTTCGTGCTGAAGAACGAGTCCGACCGGGAGCAGTGCGGCAACGCCACCATCAAGTCCGGCATGGACCAGTCCTGCAACACGGTGTTCGCCAAGATCGGCGCCGACCTCGGCAAGGACAAGATGCGGGTGCAGGCCGAGAAGTTCGGCTTCAACAGCACCGTGGACACCCCGGTCCGGTCCGAGAAGAGCGTCTACCCGTCCAACTCCACCCCGGACGGCACCGCCCAGGACTCGATCGGCCAGCACGACACCCAGGCCACCCCGCTGCAGATGGCGATGGTCTCCGCGGCGATCGCCAACAACGGCTCGCTGATGCAGCCGTACCTGGTCGCCGAGGAGCGCTCCGCCTCGCTGACCACCATCTCCAAGCACAGCGAGAAGCAGTTCTCGCAGCCGATCAGCCCGGCCACCGCGCAGAAGATGCAGGACCTGATGGTCTCGGTGGTCGAGAACGGCACCGGCAAGAACGCCAAGATCCCGGGCGTCACGGTCGGCGGCAAGACCGGCACCGCCCAGCACGGCGAGGGCAACGCGGGTCTGCCGTTCGCCTGGTTCACCTCCTACGCCAAGGCCTCCGACGGCCGCACGGTCGCGGTCGCGGTGGTCGTCGAGGACGGCTCCAACAACCGCGACGGCATCAGCGGCGGCCGGCTGGCCGCCCCGATCGCGAAGTCCGTGATGCAGGCCGTCCTCGGCAAGTGA
- the pknB gene encoding Stk1 family PASTA domain-containing Ser/Thr kinase, which translates to MEEPRRLGGRYELGGVLGRGGMAEVYLGHDTRLGRSVAVKTLRADMARDPSFQARFRREAQSAASLNHPAIVAVYDTGEDYIDGISIPYIVMEYVEGSTLRELLHSGRRLLPERALEMTIGILQALEYSHRAGIVHRDIKPANVMLTRQGNVKVMDFGIARAMGDAGMTMTQTSAVIGTAQYLSPEQAKGEQVDARSDLYSTGCLLYELLTVRPPFVGDSPVAVAYQHVREEAQPPSVFDPEVRPEVDAIVLKALAKDRDYRYQSADEMRDDIERFLDGLPVAAAQQAAAYGMGAAGYGYDQNGYPQHDPYGQTNLLPQQVPGGPTTVLPQAAPAGYAAQPQPGYDDGYGQTYAGAPGAGGNDGYDDGYGRGGRRAEEPPKKSNTSWIVLAVAAVLVLVGTFFVAQAMFGNKKGDEKKEAVKIAAPGLVGKTLAEAKALVAQAGPKLVLTEGDKIACPDTNVKKDQVCTQNPTAGNQVAEAATITVQLSSGPAKSAVPSVVGKSKEQAVKALADAGFTNVTTDYKDDDNAPLDQVLSQDPASGGADPTAPVKLTVSQGKAKINVPSVVGQQKEAAEAALTGAGFQVDSSKTQTTNEPAKVNTVASQNPAGGKQPANTKITLTIFKAPDKVSVPPLQNVQLKDAIKTLQGMGLQYTVVQGPQDPNATVIASNPQAGTQVDPNTSVGLMTKAVDPPKGGDTPTLPGIPGLPTPSNTKGGPNN; encoded by the coding sequence ATGGAAGAGCCTCGTCGCCTCGGCGGCAGGTACGAGCTCGGCGGCGTCCTCGGGCGCGGCGGCATGGCCGAGGTGTACCTCGGCCATGACACCAGGCTCGGCCGCTCCGTCGCCGTGAAGACGCTCCGGGCCGACATGGCCCGCGATCCGTCCTTCCAAGCCCGGTTCCGCCGCGAGGCACAGTCCGCGGCGTCGCTGAACCACCCCGCGATCGTCGCCGTGTACGACACCGGCGAGGACTACATCGACGGCATCTCCATCCCGTACATCGTGATGGAGTACGTCGAGGGGTCCACGCTGCGGGAGCTGCTGCACTCCGGCCGCCGGCTGCTGCCGGAGCGCGCGCTGGAGATGACCATCGGCATCCTCCAGGCCCTGGAGTACTCCCACCGGGCCGGCATCGTGCACCGCGACATCAAGCCCGCCAACGTCATGCTCACCCGCCAGGGCAACGTCAAGGTGATGGACTTCGGCATCGCCCGGGCGATGGGCGACGCCGGCATGACGATGACGCAGACCTCCGCCGTCATCGGCACCGCCCAGTACCTCTCCCCGGAGCAGGCCAAGGGCGAGCAGGTGGACGCCCGCTCCGACCTCTACTCCACCGGCTGCCTGCTCTACGAGCTGCTCACGGTGCGCCCGCCGTTCGTCGGCGACTCCCCCGTGGCGGTCGCCTACCAGCACGTCCGGGAAGAGGCGCAGCCGCCGTCCGTCTTCGACCCCGAGGTGCGCCCCGAGGTCGACGCGATCGTGCTCAAGGCGCTCGCCAAGGACCGCGACTACCGCTACCAGAGCGCCGACGAGATGCGCGACGACATCGAGCGCTTCCTCGACGGCCTGCCGGTGGCCGCCGCCCAGCAGGCCGCCGCGTACGGCATGGGCGCGGCCGGGTACGGCTACGACCAGAACGGCTACCCGCAGCACGACCCGTACGGCCAGACCAACCTGCTGCCGCAGCAGGTCCCCGGCGGTCCGACCACCGTCCTGCCGCAGGCCGCTCCGGCCGGCTACGCCGCCCAGCCCCAGCCCGGTTACGACGACGGTTACGGCCAGACCTACGCCGGTGCCCCCGGGGCCGGCGGCAACGACGGCTACGACGACGGCTACGGCCGGGGCGGCCGGCGTGCCGAGGAGCCGCCGAAGAAGAGCAACACCTCCTGGATCGTGCTGGCGGTCGCCGCCGTGCTGGTCCTGGTGGGCACCTTCTTCGTCGCCCAGGCGATGTTCGGCAACAAGAAGGGCGACGAGAAGAAGGAGGCCGTGAAGATCGCGGCTCCGGGCCTCGTCGGCAAGACCCTGGCCGAGGCCAAGGCACTCGTCGCCCAGGCCGGTCCGAAGCTGGTGCTCACCGAGGGCGACAAGATCGCCTGCCCGGACACCAACGTGAAGAAGGACCAGGTCTGCACGCAGAACCCGACGGCCGGCAACCAGGTCGCCGAGGCCGCCACGATCACGGTGCAGCTGTCCTCGGGCCCGGCCAAGAGCGCCGTTCCCAGCGTGGTCGGCAAGTCCAAGGAGCAGGCGGTCAAGGCGCTCGCCGACGCCGGCTTCACCAATGTGACGACCGACTACAAGGACGACGACAACGCCCCGCTGGACCAGGTGCTCTCGCAGGACCCGGCCAGCGGCGGCGCCGACCCGACCGCCCCGGTCAAGCTGACCGTGTCGCAGGGCAAGGCCAAGATCAACGTGCCGAGCGTGGTCGGCCAGCAGAAGGAGGCCGCCGAGGCCGCGCTGACCGGCGCCGGCTTCCAGGTGGACTCCTCGAAGACCCAGACGACCAACGAGCCCGCCAAGGTCAACACGGTCGCCTCGCAGAACCCGGCCGGCGGCAAGCAGCCGGCCAACACCAAGATCACGCTGACCATCTTCAAGGCGCCGGACAAGGTCTCCGTCCCGCCGCTGCAGAACGTCCAGCTCAAGGACGCCATCAAGACCCTCCAGGGGATGGGCCTGCAGTACACCGTCGTCCAGGGCCCGCAGGACCCCAACGCCACGGTGATCGCCTCCAACCCGCAGGCCGGGACCCAGGTGGACCCGAACACCTCGGTCGGGCTGATGACCAAGGCGGTGGATCCGCCCAAAGGGGGCGACACACCGACCCTCCCCGGGATCCCCGGCCTCCCCACCCCCAGCAACACCAAAGGGGGACCCAACAACTAA